A DNA window from Pseudodesulfovibrio thermohalotolerans contains the following coding sequences:
- a CDS encoding Mrp/NBP35 family ATP-binding protein encodes MSECSSGSCGGGGDGKISAKMKIQDEMIRSTLEKIKYKLFIMSGKGGVGKSSVSVNVAAALAARGFKVGLLDVDIHGPSVPTLLGISGTLDIDRGSLIVPKEYNENLHVVSMESLLKDPDQAVLWRGPMKTSAIRQFISDVQWGALDFLVVDSPPGTGDEPMTVLKTIPDALSVVVTTPQEVSLSDVRKSINFLQYAKAPILGVVENMSGLICPHCHQAIDLFKKGGGKDLAEKYGLDFLGAIPLDPATVVAGDLGTPVVLLEEESFAKNAFLKLADTIAAAAQNSLEAASTSNT; translated from the coding sequence ATGAGTGAGTGCAGTTCGGGCTCCTGCGGAGGCGGGGGCGACGGCAAGATCAGCGCCAAGATGAAAATTCAGGATGAGATGATCCGGTCCACCCTGGAGAAGATCAAGTACAAGCTGTTCATCATGAGCGGCAAGGGCGGGGTGGGTAAGAGCTCCGTTTCCGTCAACGTCGCCGCGGCGCTGGCCGCCCGGGGCTTCAAGGTCGGTCTTTTGGACGTGGACATCCACGGTCCTTCGGTTCCGACCCTGTTGGGCATCTCCGGCACCCTTGATATTGACCGAGGCTCCCTGATCGTTCCCAAGGAATACAACGAAAATCTCCACGTGGTCTCCATGGAGTCCCTGCTCAAGGACCCGGATCAGGCTGTGCTTTGGCGCGGTCCCATGAAGACTTCCGCCATCCGCCAGTTCATTTCCGACGTGCAGTGGGGCGCGCTTGACTTTTTGGTGGTCGATTCCCCTCCGGGCACCGGCGACGAGCCCATGACCGTGCTCAAGACCATTCCCGACGCCTTGTCGGTCGTGGTCACGACGCCGCAGGAGGTCTCCCTGTCCGATGTGCGCAAGTCCATCAACTTCCTGCAGTACGCCAAGGCTCCGATTCTCGGGGTGGTGGAGAATATGAGCGGGCTGATCTGCCCTCATTGCCACCAGGCCATCGACCTGTTCAAGAAGGGCGGCGGCAAGGACCTGGCCGAGAAGTACGGCCTGGATTTCCTCGGCGCCATTCCCCTGGACCCGGCCACTGTCGTGGCGGGCGATCTGGGGACCCCCGTGGTTTTGCTTGAAGAAGAGTCCTTCGCCAAGAACGCGTTCCTCAAGTTGGCGGACACCATCGCGGCGGCCGCCCAGAACAGCTTAGAGGCTGCCTCGACCTCAAACACATAA
- the pgsA gene encoding CDP-diacylglycerol--glycerol-3-phosphate 3-phosphatidyltransferase, with protein MNKKNVFNLPNCLTMARILAAPFIVLLLYFEMWFQSRFGSYFAFALFFLACVTDYFDGKIARGQNTITNLGKFLDPLADKLLIGSALIMLVRLGPGWGVPAWVVIIIICRELAVTGMRAIAAEMGEVVAADRLGKAKTLTQSLAVGFLIFHYPFFGWDPRFTGEVLLYIALALTVVSGGHYLYDFYRKWIVSSEEV; from the coding sequence ATGAATAAGAAGAACGTTTTCAACCTTCCGAACTGCCTGACCATGGCCCGAATCCTGGCGGCGCCCTTCATCGTGCTGCTGCTGTATTTCGAGATGTGGTTTCAGTCCCGTTTCGGCTCATACTTCGCCTTCGCCCTGTTTTTCCTGGCTTGCGTCACGGATTACTTCGACGGCAAGATCGCCCGCGGGCAGAACACCATCACCAACTTGGGCAAGTTTCTCGACCCTCTGGCCGACAAGCTGCTCATTGGCTCGGCCCTGATCATGTTGGTCAGGCTCGGGCCGGGGTGGGGCGTGCCTGCCTGGGTGGTGATAATCATCATCTGCCGGGAACTGGCGGTTACGGGAATGCGCGCCATCGCTGCGGAAATGGGCGAGGTTGTTGCCGCTGACAGGTTGGGCAAGGCCAAGACGCTGACCCAGTCCCTGGCCGTTGGCTTTTTGATCTTCCATTATCCCTTCTTCGGATGGGACCCCCGGTTTACGGGCGAGGTACTGCTGTATATCGCCCTTGCGCTGACCGTGGTGTCGGGCGGCCACTACCTGTACGATTTCTACAGGAAGTGGATCGTTTCTTCGGAAGAGGTCTGA
- a CDS encoding FtsB family cell division protein produces MRGRLIFAAVLVCINLFLFTRLIWSDQGVFAYLELKNRYEVLRQKIESVDARSLDLSQEIRKLKSDKGYQEKVIRERMNFIKKDELLYIFPDEKDQPRGEGADVQEN; encoded by the coding sequence ATGCGCGGCAGACTGATCTTTGCGGCGGTGCTGGTCTGTATCAACCTTTTTCTGTTTACCCGGTTGATATGGAGCGACCAGGGGGTTTTCGCCTACCTGGAGCTTAAGAACCGGTACGAGGTCCTGCGACAAAAGATCGAGTCCGTGGACGCCAGGAGTCTGGATCTCAGTCAGGAGATTCGTAAGCTCAAGTCGGACAAGGGGTACCAGGAGAAAGTCATTCGAGAGAGAATGAATTTTATCAAGAAAGACGAGCTGTTGTACATATTCCCGGACGAGAAGGACCAACCCCGCGGAGAAGGTGCCGATGTGCAAGAAAATTGA
- a CDS encoding tetratricopeptide repeat protein translates to MCKKIEWYQEVLSLEPGSRVFFPLAKLFVENGQPEDAVKTLRQGLDRHPDYLEARMLLVELLTELGREDEVLEQLERVINPLRDYPAFWRGWARSLPPEQRDLAVYLMLVASNLSGDIIKWTDVVFEGIGALADRLVGAPLPPPVDAPPPFTLPELIRPGFDDDGETRDFRPGTGSFRTKTMADLLASQGDVEGALEIYRDLLQSTVSDERRAELQDRIVQLERRRDGRGPDGEGDDAFGAQAKDRLISTLETLAARFEARIQG, encoded by the coding sequence ATGTGCAAGAAAATTGAATGGTATCAGGAAGTTCTCTCCTTGGAGCCCGGCTCGCGGGTTTTTTTCCCTTTGGCCAAATTGTTTGTGGAGAACGGCCAGCCCGAGGACGCGGTCAAGACACTGCGCCAGGGGTTGGACAGGCATCCCGATTATCTCGAAGCGCGTATGCTCCTCGTGGAACTCCTGACCGAACTGGGGCGCGAGGACGAGGTGCTCGAACAGTTGGAACGGGTTATCAATCCCTTGCGGGATTATCCCGCGTTCTGGCGCGGCTGGGCCAGGAGTCTGCCCCCTGAGCAGCGCGACCTGGCTGTTTATCTTATGCTGGTGGCTTCCAATCTTTCCGGCGACATCATCAAATGGACCGATGTGGTCTTCGAGGGCATAGGCGCTTTGGCCGACCGCCTTGTGGGTGCGCCGCTGCCGCCTCCTGTCGACGCTCCGCCTCCCTTCACGCTGCCCGAATTGATCCGTCCCGGCTTTGACGACGACGGCGAGACTCGGGATTTCAGGCCGGGCACCGGCTCGTTCAGGACCAAGACCATGGCTGACCTGCTCGCGTCTCAGGGGGATGTCGAGGGCGCACTTGAAATCTATCGCGATTTGTTGCAATCAACCGTGTCCGACGAACGGCGTGCGGAATTGCAGGACAGGATCGTGCAATTGGAGCGTCGCCGGGACGGCCGAGGGCCGGACGGGGAAGGGGACGACGCCTTCGGCGCACAGGCCAAGGATCGATTGATAAGCACCCTTGAGACTCTGGCCGCCAGGTTCGAGGCCCGGATTCAGGGCTAG
- the fbp gene encoding class 1 fructose-bisphosphatase, protein MSQQVTVTEHILLHQKMVPGATGQFTRLFNELVLSAKIIGRAVNKAGLVDILGFTGDINVQGEEVKKLDEYANRILIHRLARSGVLCAMASEENADIIEVPESLPRGDYIIIFDPLDGSSNIDVNVNIGTIFSIFKRKSDPDAALMSSDVLQKGSEQVAAGYVLYGSSTMLVFTCGDGVHGFTLDPSVGEFLLSHPNIRIPEQGKIYSVNEGYERYWDRHTKKALAYFKSPKNALRKPYSGRYIGSLVADFHRNLLYGGIFMYPADLRDPKKPTGKLRLTCECNPMAFLAEQAGGMAVDGVNRVMDIEPDHLHQRIPFFCGSRNDVQVVQEIFESESRRKKNR, encoded by the coding sequence ATGTCGCAACAGGTAACCGTCACCGAGCATATCCTTCTGCATCAGAAGATGGTGCCGGGGGCAACCGGCCAGTTTACGCGACTTTTCAATGAACTCGTCCTGTCGGCGAAGATCATCGGCCGCGCCGTGAACAAGGCCGGTCTCGTTGATATCCTCGGGTTCACGGGCGACATCAACGTCCAGGGCGAAGAGGTCAAGAAGCTTGACGAGTACGCCAACCGCATACTCATCCACAGGCTGGCCCGGTCCGGCGTGCTTTGCGCCATGGCCTCGGAAGAGAACGCGGACATCATCGAGGTGCCCGAGTCTCTGCCGCGTGGTGATTATATCATTATTTTCGATCCCCTGGACGGTTCTTCCAATATCGACGTCAACGTCAATATCGGAACGATCTTTTCCATTTTCAAGCGCAAGAGCGATCCTGACGCTGCGCTGATGTCCAGCGACGTGCTCCAGAAGGGCAGCGAGCAGGTGGCCGCGGGCTACGTGCTCTACGGCTCCTCCACCATGTTGGTCTTCACCTGTGGCGACGGCGTTCACGGCTTCACCCTCGACCCGAGCGTGGGCGAGTTCCTGCTCTCGCATCCGAACATCCGCATTCCGGAGCAGGGCAAGATTTATTCCGTTAACGAGGGGTACGAGCGGTATTGGGATCGCCACACCAAAAAGGCGCTGGCCTATTTCAAGTCGCCCAAGAACGCTTTGCGTAAACCGTACTCCGGCCGGTACATCGGCTCCCTGGTGGCGGATTTCCATCGAAATCTGCTCTATGGCGGTATCTTCATGTATCCCGCCGACCTGCGCGATCCCAAGAAACCCACGGGCAAGCTCCGGCTGACCTGCGAGTGCAACCCCATGGCCTTCCTCGCCGAACAGGCGGGCGGCATGGCCGTGGATGGCGTCAACCGGGTCATGGATATCGAGCCGGATCACCTGCATCAGCGAATTCCCTTCTTCTGCGGCTCGCGCAACGATGTCCAGGTGGTGCAGGAAATCTTCGAATCCGAGTCCCGGAGAAAGAAGAACCGGTAA
- the tsaD gene encoding tRNA (adenosine(37)-N6)-threonylcarbamoyltransferase complex transferase subunit TsaD, producing the protein MLILGIETSCDETAVALVEDGCLLGQKLATQVDTHALFGGVVPEIASREHLRVLPRLYKELLRETGVAAENLDGVAVARGPGLLGSLLVGVSFAKGLSLAFDTNLIGVNHLWAHLLAPGLEGGLRFPALGLLVSGGHTHIYLISSPTEFELLGRTLDDAAGEAFDKTAKMLNFPYPGGRFIDDLAQEAEPDTELFPRPYIDNPTLDFSFSGLKTAVANHVAAHPELVFETMAGSEAVEKLPAERRKALAKVCASFNWSVADTLRIKVERALKRVDHVESLIVAGGVAANTGVRAAMAGVAEANGLRLTLPGLSLCTDNGAMIAYAGWQLAKAGFRHGLDLEAIPRGRIVPLDWERVAPAPR; encoded by the coding sequence ATGCTCATCCTTGGAATCGAGACCTCCTGCGACGAAACCGCCGTGGCCCTGGTCGAGGACGGCTGCCTGCTGGGTCAAAAGCTGGCGACCCAGGTGGATACGCACGCCCTGTTCGGCGGCGTTGTCCCGGAGATAGCCTCACGGGAGCATCTGCGCGTTCTGCCCCGGCTCTATAAGGAGCTCTTGCGCGAGACCGGCGTGGCCGCCGAGAATCTCGACGGCGTGGCCGTTGCGCGAGGCCCGGGACTGCTCGGCAGTCTGTTGGTGGGAGTGAGTTTCGCCAAGGGGCTCAGTTTGGCGTTCGACACGAATTTGATCGGGGTCAACCACCTTTGGGCGCATTTGCTCGCGCCGGGCCTGGAAGGGGGCCTGCGGTTCCCGGCTCTGGGGCTGCTCGTCTCGGGTGGACACACCCACATCTACCTGATCTCGTCTCCGACGGAGTTCGAGCTGTTGGGCCGGACTTTGGACGACGCCGCCGGAGAAGCGTTCGACAAGACGGCGAAAATGTTGAATTTCCCTTATCCCGGCGGCCGCTTTATCGACGACCTTGCGCAGGAAGCAGAGCCTGATACCGAGCTGTTTCCCCGACCGTACATAGACAATCCGACCCTGGATTTCAGCTTCAGCGGTCTCAAGACGGCCGTGGCCAACCATGTGGCTGCTCATCCTGAGCTGGTGTTCGAGACCATGGCCGGTTCCGAGGCCGTTGAAAAGTTGCCTGCGGAGCGGCGTAAAGCCCTGGCGAAAGTCTGCGCCTCGTTCAACTGGAGCGTGGCCGATACCTTGCGTATCAAGGTGGAGCGGGCCCTGAAGAGGGTGGACCATGTTGAGAGCCTGATCGTGGCCGGGGGGGTGGCCGCCAACACCGGTGTGCGCGCGGCCATGGCCGGAGTGGCCGAGGCCAACGGACTTCGGCTGACTCTGCCCGGACTTTCCCTGTGCACGGACAACGGGGCCATGATCGCCTATGCGGGCTGGCAGCTCGCCAAGGCCGGTTTCCGGCACGGGTTGGACCTCGAAGCCATACCCCGGGGGCGTATTGTCCCGCTTGATTGGGAGAGGGTGGCTCCGGCCCCCCGGTAG
- the trxA gene encoding thioredoxin: MANQITDGTFEQDVLQSDIPVLIDFWAPWCGPCRAMGPVIDELAEEFEGQVKIVKMNVDENSATPGKYGIRAIPTLILFKGGEVVDQSTGAVSKSSIKEMITKKAL, from the coding sequence ATGGCGAATCAGATTACCGACGGTACTTTTGAGCAGGACGTTCTGCAGAGCGACATCCCGGTTCTTATCGATTTCTGGGCGCCTTGGTGCGGACCCTGCCGTGCCATGGGTCCCGTCATCGACGAGCTGGCCGAGGAATTTGAGGGCCAGGTCAAGATCGTCAAGATGAACGTTGACGAGAACTCCGCAACTCCCGGCAAATATGGCATTCGCGCCATCCCGACCTTGATCCTGTTCAAGGGCGGCGAAGTCGTCGACCAGTCTACTGGTGCCGTTTCCAAGAGCAGCATCAAGGAAATGATCACGAAAAAGGCGCTGTAA
- the trxB gene encoding thioredoxin-disulfide reductase — MESYDAVVIGGGPAGMTAALYLLRAGVKTAMVEKLSPGGQVLMTSEIENYPGFPKGLQGWELADKFANHLEEYDLHRINDEVRSIKVGSPWHTIVTAEGEVRAKAVVLATGSRYRKLNVPGEERLIGRGVSYCALCDGNFFRDRDVAVIGGGNSALEEALYLARLVNKVHLIHRRQDFRGQACYQDKCFTHEKIQIIRNTVVDEIVGESDVEALALRNVENGELSRLELDGVFIFIGFEPIIDFVPEDIKMERNGVITDVEMRTNVPGIFAAGDIRSKMCRQVASAVGDGATAATAAFSYLEQLD; from the coding sequence ATGGAATCTTATGACGCCGTAGTCATAGGGGGCGGCCCGGCAGGAATGACGGCTGCCCTTTATCTTTTACGGGCCGGAGTGAAGACCGCCATGGTCGAGAAGCTGTCCCCCGGCGGACAGGTTCTGATGACCTCCGAGATCGAGAACTATCCCGGCTTCCCGAAGGGGCTTCAGGGATGGGAGTTGGCGGACAAGTTCGCCAACCATCTTGAAGAGTACGACCTCCATCGCATCAACGACGAGGTCCGTTCCATCAAGGTGGGCTCCCCCTGGCATACCATCGTGACCGCCGAGGGGGAGGTGCGCGCCAAGGCCGTCGTGCTGGCTACCGGTTCCCGGTACCGCAAGCTCAACGTGCCCGGCGAGGAACGGCTGATCGGACGGGGCGTCTCCTATTGTGCTCTTTGCGACGGCAACTTCTTCCGGGATCGGGATGTGGCCGTGATAGGAGGGGGCAACTCCGCTCTTGAGGAGGCCCTGTATCTGGCCCGTCTGGTGAACAAGGTTCACCTCATTCACCGGCGTCAGGATTTCCGTGGCCAGGCCTGCTATCAGGACAAGTGCTTCACGCACGAGAAGATTCAGATCATTCGCAACACTGTTGTGGACGAGATCGTTGGTGAAAGCGACGTGGAAGCCCTGGCTTTGCGAAACGTCGAGAATGGCGAGCTGTCCAGGCTTGAACTCGACGGGGTATTCATCTTCATCGGTTTCGAGCCGATCATCGACTTCGTTCCCGAAGACATCAAAATGGAGCGCAACGGCGTCATCACCGACGTGGAGATGCGCACGAACGTTCCTGGCATCTTCGCCGCCGGCGACATCCGATCCAAGATGTGCCGCCAGGTGGCTTCCGCCGTGGGCGACGGGGCGACCGCCGCTACCGCCGCTTTTTCCTACCTTGAGCAATTGGACTAG
- a CDS encoding outer membrane protein assembly factor BamD, translating to MRRILAPVLVVVLLSLAGCIWIDSYFLPPPEDTAQELYEAGMAAMDEKDYGDAQEYFSKLKDRFPFSPYSLKGELSLGDAYFLDEEYTLALEAYKEFEALHPSNEEIPYVLYQVANANVSMFKTIDRRQENIKEALEYLYRLVETYPESQYADAAKTMILKSRRILAEHEIFVADFFWRTEQFGPAWHRYQYVVENFSDIPDLRDYAVKRAEYSYFEYQKTLSEEERERIQGSWKRWLKKWL from the coding sequence ATGCGTCGAATATTGGCCCCCGTCCTTGTCGTCGTCCTGTTGTCCCTTGCGGGGTGCATCTGGATCGACAGCTATTTCCTGCCTCCGCCCGAGGATACGGCTCAAGAGCTGTACGAAGCGGGCATGGCGGCCATGGATGAGAAGGACTACGGCGACGCCCAGGAGTACTTTTCGAAACTCAAGGACCGTTTCCCGTTCAGTCCATACTCCCTCAAGGGCGAGTTGTCCTTGGGCGACGCCTACTTTCTGGACGAGGAATATACGCTTGCTCTCGAAGCCTACAAGGAATTCGAGGCCCTGCATCCCAGCAATGAGGAAATTCCCTATGTGCTCTACCAGGTCGCCAATGCGAACGTGAGCATGTTCAAGACCATCGACAGGCGGCAGGAGAACATCAAGGAAGCTCTGGAGTATCTCTACCGGCTGGTGGAGACCTATCCCGAGTCCCAGTATGCCGATGCGGCCAAGACGATGATTCTCAAAAGCCGTCGCATTCTGGCCGAACATGAAATCTTCGTGGCCGATTTTTTCTGGCGCACGGAGCAGTTCGGTCCGGCCTGGCACCGCTACCAGTACGTTGTGGAGAATTTTTCGGATATCCCCGATCTTCGCGATTACGCCGTGAAACGGGCCGAATATTCCTACTTCGAATATCAGAAAACTTTGTCCGAGGAAGAGCGCGAGCGCATCCAGGGAAGTTGGAAGCGCTGGCTCAAGAAGTGGCTCTAG